ATGTCACGTATCCAAGTGTCATCTTACATAGGTTCGTTGCAACACAGCAAATCATCCTAGACACTACCATGTTTCTTCTCAACCATGCACACCACCGCGCTTATTACATCCTGATCACCACTATAACACAAAGCTATTCTGAACAAGTTCTGAATCACCAAAGGAACCACCAAACAGTTCGGTAGGACAAACCCAGGGAGTGCTGCAGCGATCTATGTGGTGAGGATGGGGGGAAGGTAATCTGACTTGGCGCCGAGGACGCGGGCCCGGGTGTCTGGGAAGAACTCCATCCCTGGCAGCTCCGTCACCACCCCGTCACTGCTGACGCCGATGGGGTAGCTCAGCAGGTGACCGGGGAGATCCTGCTGCAGGTCGTCGCTGGAGTAGATGTCCCAGTACTTGTCCGCGATCTTGTTCACCTTTTGCACGCACTCGGGGCTCTCAGGGTGCTGGAACACGTCGTCCAGCATGCCTAGGTGCTCGTACCACAGCGCCATCCGGAAACCGTGGATCTGGCCCCGGGCTGGCTGCCTGGTTGCCAGGTGGTACGGCTGGTAAGCACCCATAGCAATTTCAGAGTCCCGAGCACCGTCCATTGACCTCTGGTTGATGTTGGCAGACCCGATAATGATGTACTCATCATCAACTGCAAATGGAATGAAGAAGTAGCTTGGTCAATAATTGGATCCTCTCAATGGACACGAGGGAACAAAATAGCATTTGTTCGATATTTGCCAACATGAGTAGCTAATCAGCAACACTTGATTGCAATTCATTTTATGAAATAAATCTTCACACTTATAAAGATTCGACttggtggtcgtcaattcaTCTATGGAGACTACAGTACCCTAGCTCGTTAGATAATCAATTGATTGTCACCCATTCAATGTGATGTAGCTACGTATCAAGATCTTTTATTGTAGTTGATCTGGTTTGATGTATACTTTTGACATAATTGTTTtctcaaataaatatttgaGACAATTCTTATTTAGCATTAAATTGGAAAATATGAGCACAAAGGTATTtaaaacaactcatgcatgtaatatatatttataattccgtagcaacacacgtgcatttagctagtaaACATAATGAAGTCTTGAAACAAAATATAGTAGTTGTACAAAGCTCATCACAATTGCATTTCAGATATTTGATTCTTTGCGGTTTTACACAATTGATGCCTCTCGTATTCAAAGGAAGGAAACTGActtgaagttttttttaagagaaaGGAGCTGCGCTCCCAATTTCATATATAGAAACCGATGTTCACAGTGTTTAGTAGTTTTCAACAGAAAATAAAGGACAGTCAGGACTCCGCCCAGTCTGTGATATTACAAATCACCAGAAATCAAAATAGCTGTAATGACAACTCAAGATGCAGAACTTCAAGTTGTTGTCACTTATGATACATAAATATACCATGTGTATATGAGCCAGATGCAAATACAAAACAATGCACTGCTCTTTGATGTTATTCTGTCTAACTACATCTAACATGCTTtagatgaagaaaatcatggaACCATTCAAAACCTTGAAATAGAAATATAATGAAACCAAAAGATTaaaaagaactgaagaagTACCTATGATCATTTTGGTATGAACATACTTTAGATAAAGAAAATCATGGAACCATTCAAAAACTTGAAATTGAAATATAATGAAACCAAAGGATTAAGCATAACTGAAGAAGTACCTATGATCATTTTGGTATGAACATATATCATGAACCTCCTAGCCTCTTGAGCGCGGACATAATCAGTGTCAGGTTCTGGTTGCTCCTGGGGTTCATATTCCCCATCCTGCTTCACCTCACGGTTTCCTAAGCAGAAGAAAGTGAGGTATTCCTTGGGGTTTGCTTCAATTCCCTTTGCTTGGAGAGCTTGTACGATGTCAGTGTACATCATATCCATCGTTCTCCTTTGCCAGTCCAGAATTGCTTGTACAGATGCACTCTCTGGAACACCCTCAGGCCACATCGGCACCACAACATAAACAGTAAATCGTTCCCCAGCTTCAATCTTACTGACGATCTTCAATGAAAGTTCCTTGGGAATCACATGAAGAGCACCAATTTCTTCAGGCTTGATGCCTTCAGGCTTCCAGCAGTAGGAACTTCCAAGGAAGTATTGGTTCTCAATGTAGATGAAGTTCTTTGCCCGCCGGATGGCATTTATGTATGCATCCTGGATGCTCCTGTCAATGATTTGATCCTTTCCACTTACAAGCCCAGCTCTTGCAGCTTCCTCAGGAGTATCAGGGAAGCCAAAAGCAGCACCACCATCAATAGATCTGAAGAGCTGAACATTCCAGGTATCTCTGTCCTCTGGGAACATGACAGGAGAAGGTGGGATAATTATTTCAGAAAGATCCCTGAGCTGTACGAGAATATTTTTGCCACCCTGCTTTCTCCATCTCTGCTCGAAATTGTAAAGAACATCCCAAGCAATTGGCCCTTCGAGTCGTGAATGAATATCATGCCATGGCTCTCTTGGGCCACCCTTTGTGATGGATGCAGTCCCAAAGTTAGGCTGGTGGAAGTCATCATGGTGGACAGTGTCAAGTGTCCTAAACAAGGAATGGTACTGGGTGTCATACCTTCCATCGCAGAGATCAATGCCACCAACAAAGCTGAGTATCCTCCTCTGCTGGGAGCCCTGGTTTGGCATCTCATGGTCAACAACTACTATCTTTTGATGGTGTGTGAACATTGTTGAGATCTGCAGGTCCTGAACAATGCTGCCTGAATCATCAGGGTTGCGAGGGCACAAAACACAGTGCACGTCCGTGCCTTGGAAGTAATTTGCAGTCTCCTCATCATGTGTGGCCATCAAGCCATCTCTCTTCAACAAGCCAACTGAAGTCCTGTCATCCCACACCAGCATCAGGACACGTACACCTTCACTGGCCTTCCTCTTGAGCAACTCTCCAAGAGTGACATCTCCTCCAGGTTTTGGGCGATTGGTGTCCCTAATCAAGGTGATTTCAGTGTGCACAGACCACCCAGTGATGTAAATCAAATGCTGAGCATTGCTTATGGCATCAAAGATATCTTCCCAGCATCTGCCAGGTTCATAGCTCTTGCCATCGGCGAGCGGAATCTTGGGAATGAAGTTGTCTGGGACATGAGCATCTTGGTACAAGGTAACCTTACATCCTTGCCTCTGTGAGAAGAAGGTGTAGGGAACACCAGGATACTTGGAGCTCCGGACACCTCTCGACCAATTGCGGTCCTTGGAGATGTCAAAGTACTGAAGCTTCACATGGATCTTGCTCTCACCAACAGGCTCACGATTATCATCACGGACTTCAAGCCACCTATCAATCTCCTCTCCATCCAGAAGCTCTTGGACAGGCAGGTACGCCCTCCCAATGAGGGTCGCCCCGATGGCATTGTCAGCCTTGACGGTGAAGATCACATCGGCAGCAAGGTGTGCGCAGTAGATGTGGAACGACTCGTACCAGCGAGGGTTGACAGGTTCGTTGGACAACATCCTGGTACGCCCTACACGAGCTTTCTCAAGATCAATCGTGGCGTATAGCTTGGAGGCGCCTTTGCCGACACCCACAGTGTCTTCAATTCCTTCCACAAACTGTCAAGGTAAGCACTGACGTATTAGCACAGGAAGAGTCATATATTGTCAACATGATCACAAAAGCACGCATTGCGTACAAAAAAACAGTGGATTCGGAACCAGCGAGTTAGGCAACCAATAAGTAATCATGATCACATAAACCTTTAAATCAGAGGGGAACTATGGTAGACAACGAACTTTAGCAATGATCGATGTTGGATAAACAACAAACAGTATATATTCTCgtattttcagtttttgaCAGTGATATGATCTCTGTTTCTCCCCTAATCGAACCATTTTTGCCATGTGTCACTGTATACTAGCACGCCAAGTAGGACATGGTAAAGGTGGATGGATTCAGCTTCGactaaaatgaaaaaaagaagtaagTGTAGTAAACAGGAATAAAATGATCTGTAAAAGTACCTTGCGGAGGAACTTGggtgcgccgccgctggcgcgAGGGTTGGAGAGCGACGAGGCCTCGAAGATGGTGACGTGGAGGTTGCCATGGAGCAAGATCTGCGCCATGACGAAGTGTCCTTCCTAATCCTCTGCGCGACACAACGCACAGCCACaaacacagagagagagagagatacaGCAGTT
The Brachypodium distachyon strain Bd21 chromosome 2, Brachypodium_distachyon_v3.0, whole genome shotgun sequence genome window above contains:
- the LOC100826235 gene encoding phospholipase D alpha 1, which gives rise to MAQILLHGNLHVTIFEASSLSNPRASGGAPKFLRKFVEGIEDTVGVGKGASKLYATIDLEKARVGRTRMLSNEPVNPRWYESFHIYCAHLAADVIFTVKADNAIGATLIGRAYLPVQELLDGEEIDRWLEVRDDNREPVGESKIHVKLQYFDISKDRNWSRGVRSSKYPGVPYTFFSQRQGCKVTLYQDAHVPDNFIPKIPLADGKSYEPGRCWEDIFDAISNAQHLIYITGWSVHTEITLIRDTNRPKPGGDVTLGELLKRKASEGVRVLMLVWDDRTSVGLLKRDGLMATHDEETANYFQGTDVHCVLCPRNPDDSGSIVQDLQISTMFTHHQKIVVVDHEMPNQGSQQRRILSFVGGIDLCDGRYDTQYHSLFRTLDTVHHDDFHQPNFGTASITKGGPREPWHDIHSRLEGPIAWDVLYNFEQRWRKQGGKNILVQLRDLSEIIIPPSPVMFPEDRDTWNVQLFRSIDGGAAFGFPDTPEEAARAGLVSGKDQIIDRSIQDAYINAIRRAKNFIYIENQYFLGSSYCWKPEGIKPEEIGALHVIPKELSLKIVSKIEAGERFTVYVVVPMWPEGVPESASVQAILDWQRRTMDMMYTDIVQALQAKGIEANPKEYLTFFCLGNREVKQDGEYEPQEQPEPDTDYVRAQEARRFMIYVHTKMIIVDDEYIIIGSANINQRSMDGARDSEIAMGAYQPYHLATRQPARGQIHGFRMALWYEHLGMLDDVFQHPESPECVQKVNKIADKYWDIYSSDDLQQDLPGHLLSYPIGVSSDGVVTELPGMEFFPDTRARVLGAKSDYLPPILTT